From the genome of Malus sylvestris chromosome 6, drMalSylv7.2, whole genome shotgun sequence, one region includes:
- the LOC126625152 gene encoding transcription factor MYC3-like → MPFDSINSSHTIEASEKEKKEKRKTMEEIISSCTSQKFCQENSPTLQRLQFIVQNRPEWWVYSIFWQPSKHNSDLVSLSWAGGHFRSTRDLASKRSYHKHQPGFGFNVVEKKRAISREVEALFHEDVDLDGGDVTDAQWFYFYTASLTQSFTAGHGNSNILGRTFCSGGFVWLAGDHELQFYECERVKEARMHGIQTLVCIATSCGVLELASLDVIKEDWGLLQLSKSLFESDNKNVVPKQLSSSREDQVHVSLLESGMFSGADKEWATQGRTKEAAPANVSGSSSDSGPSDSVGNLTSENTENIRLKKRGRSSNRETGRTESPINHVEAERQRREKLNHRFYALRSVVPNVSRMDKASLLSDAVVYINDLKARIGQLEAKIHAQPQKPGVDIGGQTSSMVDHHQTRPRLSSSYNNSAAGAVEIDVKIVGSEAMIRVQCPDCNYPNARLMNALKDLELQVYHASISSVKELMLQDVVARVPKGFTSDEAMRIAILKRWYN, encoded by the exons ATGCCTTTTGATTCCATAAACTCCTCCCATACCATCGAGGcttctgaaaaagaaaaaaaggaaaaaaggaaaaccaTGGAGGAAATTATATCCTCTTGTACTTCTCAAAAGTTTTGTCAAGAAAACTCACCCACACTTCAACGCCTCCAGTTCATAGTTCAGAACCGCCCTGAATGGTGGGTCTATTCAATTTTCTGGCAACCCTCAAAACACAACAGTGACCTAGTTTCTTTGTCGTGGGCCGGCGGCCATTTTCGAAGCACTAGGGACTTGGCCTCCAAAAGAAGTTACCACAAACACCAACCCGGATTCGGGTTCAATGTTGTAGAGAAGAAGAGGGCGATTAGCAGAGAAGTTGAAGCTCTTTTCCATGAAGACGTGGATTTGGACGGTGGAGATGTTACTGACGCTCAATGGTTTTACTTTTACACAGCCTCTTTAACCCAGTCATTTACTGCCGGCCACGGTAATAGTAACATTCTGGGCCGTACGTTTTGTTCTGGTGGTTTTGTTTGGCTGGCAGGTGATCATGAGCTTCAATTCTATGAGTGTGAGAGAGTGAAAGAAGCAAGAATGCACGGAATTCAAACTTTGGTTTGTATTGCAACTTCATGTGGAGTACTTGAACTCGCATCTTTGGATGTGATCAAAGAAGATTGGGGTCTTCTGCAGCTATCAAAATCACTTTTCGAATCAGACAACAAGAACGTGGTCCCAAAGCAGCTGAGCAGCAGCCGTGAGGACCAGGTACATGTTTCTCTCTTAGAAAGTGGAATGTTTTCAGGAGCTGATAAAGAGTGGGCAACACAAG GTCGTACAAAAGAAGCAGCTCCTGCAAATGTAAGTGGATCGTCATCAGACTCAGGACCTTCTGACTCTGTTGGAAATTTAACCTCTGAGAATACTGAGAACATTCGATtaaaaaagagaggaagatcATCAAACCGTGAAACAGGTAGAACAGAATCACCAATAAACCATGTTGAGGCTGAAAGACAAAGGCGAGAGAAGCTTAACCATCGATTCTATGCCCTCCGCTCTGTCGTTCCCAATGTGTCCAGAATGGACAAAGCTTCTTTACTTTCTGATGCAGTTGTATACATCAATGATCTGAAAGCAAGGATTGGGCAATTGGAGGCCAAAATTCACGCACAACCTCAAAAGCCTGGTGTTGATATTGGAGGCCAAACAAGCTCCATGGTTGATCATCATCAAACAAGGCCTAGGCTATCATCAAGTTATAATAATAGCGCAGCTGGGGCTGTGGAAATAGATGTGAAGATCGTAGGCTCAGAAGCCATGATACGAGTTCAGTGTCCGGATTGCAATTACCCTAATGCTAGATTGATGAATGCACTCAAAGACCTGGAGTTACAAGTTTATCATGCAAGCATATCAAGTGTGAAAGAGTTGATGCTTCAAGATGTTGTGGCAAGAGTGCCTAAGGGTTTCACAAGTGATGAGGCCATGAGAATTGCTATTCTAAAAAGATGGTACAACTAG